The DNA sequence TTCTTCGACAACCGGCTGCAGTTCAATCTGGAGCTGTTCTACTGGAAGTATCGGGCGCAGCAGCTGGCGGCGCTCGGCGTCGACGCGCGGGGCAACAATTCCTTCTTTACCCGCAATGTCGGCAAATCCTCCATCAAGGGGGCCGAGGCGGAGTTCGAGTTCCTGGCGACCGACACCACGCTCATCCGCGGCGGCGTGCAATATCTCGACGCGACCTATGACAGCTTCGTCTATGATCAGGTCGATCTTTCCGACCCAGGCGATCCGCCCAATTTCCTGACGCCGGTCACCGGCTGCGCCTATGCGCAGAACCTCGCGCCCACGCGGTCCTTCACCATCGATTGCTCCGGCAAGCCCGCGCTCAATGCGCCCGACTGGACCGTCAATCTCAGTCTGCAACAGACCTTCGAACTGCGCGATGCACAGCTGATCGCCACGCTCGGCGGGCGCTATCGCAGCGATCGGGTGATCGGCTTCAACTATCTTCCCGGAGGGAATAGCGGCGAGGATGTGACGATCGACGCCAGCGTATCGCTGGTGCCCGATGACCGGGGCTTCACCGCCACGCTCTTCGTGCGCAATCTCACCAACGAGACGATGCGCTCGCTTTACCAGCTCGGCGCGGCCAATGTTGCATCGGCCACGCTGGAGCCGCCGCGCACCTATGGCCTGCGGGTTGGCTATGAGTTTTGACATGAGCGATGCACGCGTCGCGCAAGCAGGATCGGATTCGGTCGGATCATGAAGAATTTGAACATCCTCATCATCGGCGGGGGCATCGGCGGTCTCACGGCAGCGATCGCGCTGCGCGGCGCGGGGCATGCCGTGACGGTGATCGAGAAGGATCCCGACTGGTCCGTCTATGGCGTGGGCATCATCCAGCAGGGCAATGTGATCCGCGCGATGGACCAGCTGGGGCTGCTGGAAGACTATGTCTCGGCCGGCGTGCCTTTTGACAAAGTGGCGGTGCACATCCCGGACGGAACGCTGGTGGCCGAAGTCCCGTCGCCCCGGCTGGCGGAAGGCTATCCGGCCAATCTCGGCATCAGCCGCCCGGCGTTGCACAAGGTGCTGGGGGATGCCGCCATCGGGCGCGGGGCCGAGGTACGACTGGGGATCAAGGCGCCGCGCATCGAGGATCGCGGCGATGCGGTCGAGGTGGGCTTCTCCGACGGGTCGCAGGGCCGGTATGACATCGTGATCGGGGCGGACGGGGTCTATTCCGAAACGCGGCAGGCGATCCTGCCCGATGCGCCGGCGCCGGAGTTCACGGGCCAGGCGGTGTGGCGTTACAACTTCCCGCGCCCCGACGATCTCGACGCACTGCATGTCTATAACGGCCCGATCGGCATCGGGCTGGTGCCGAT is a window from the Altererythrobacter sp. B11 genome containing:
- a CDS encoding FAD-dependent oxidoreductase — protein: MKNLNILIIGGGIGGLTAAIALRGAGHAVTVIEKDPDWSVYGVGIIQQGNVIRAMDQLGLLEDYVSAGVPFDKVAVHIPDGTLVAEVPSPRLAEGYPANLGISRPALHKVLGDAAIGRGAEVRLGIKAPRIEDRGDAVEVGFSDGSQGRYDIVIGADGVYSETRQAILPDAPAPEFTGQAVWRYNFPRPDDLDALHVYNGPIGIGLVPISRELMYMYVTTPEPGNPFYPRDGLAAAMRGKLAHAAPSIRAMADQITDDAGVVYRPLEAVMLDGPWHSGRVVLLGDAVHATTPHLGQGAGMAVEDGIVLTEELGRHDTPEAAFAAYRERRLDRCRYIVERSLAICHGQLGKGPPVDNARATAEMFERVAQPI